From the Hyphomicrobiaceae bacterium genome, the window TTCCGAGGGGGCGCAAAAGAACGCCGCGTTCCACAAACGCCTTTCGCATTGTCAGACCCACATTGGCAAGATAGCCCGCATCGGGTACTGCAAGGTCGATAGCTGCAATCGTGCCGATTTGCCTTGCATTGGTAAGTCTGTCATCCCGCTCGATATCTCTCAGCAAGGATCTGTGTGCCTCGGTCAGTGTGGATATGCGCGGTTCCGTCGTGCCGGTTTTCCAGATCTCGAGATTGGCGGCTGCAGCCGCGCAGGCAATCGGGTTGGCGGTGTAGGAGCTTGAGTGAAAGAAGGTTTTGGAGCGGTCGCTGCTGTAGTGCGCCTTATAGATTGCGTCGGTACATAAGGTTGCTGCAAGCGGTATGCTGCCGCCGGTCAGCCCCTTTGCCACACACATGATATCGGGTGTGACGGCCGCCTTGTTGCAGGCGAACATAGTCCCTGTCCGACCGAAACCGGTCATGACTTCATCGGCAATGAGCAGAACGTTGTTGTCCGCGCAGATGCGCGCCATCTCGGCAAGCGTCGCCTCGCTGTAGATAAGCATCCCGCCTGCGCCACAGATCAGCGGCTCGACTATGAGTGCGGCGACGGTTCCCGTCTCGCATTGTGATTGTAATGCCTCGAAGGTTGCCTTCTCGGTACCCTTCTTTGGAAATGGAATTCGGCCAACATCGAACAGTAAAGGTTCATAAGCGGCATTGAACACGCCGCGCGCGCCAGCCGACATCGTGCCAATGGTATCGCCGTGATAGGCGTGTTCCAATGCGAGAACGCGCGTGCGTTTTGCATCTCCCACATTTCGCCAGAAGCCAAGCGCCATTTTCAGCGCGACCTCGACCGATGTCGAACCGCTATCCGAAAAGAAGACGTGCGAAAGTCCGCTCGGCGCAACGGCGGCCAGATCGCGCGCCACCCGCTCGGCGGGTGCGTGCGTGAAGCCGGCAAATATCACCTGATCGAGCGCAGCCGCCTGAGCTTGTATGGCGGCCACGATGTCAGGATGGCAGTGCCCGTGCGTGACCACCCACCATGACGAGATCGCATCGAGGATTCTCTGACCGCTGCTGGTCGTGAGCCATGCGCCTTGTGCGCTAACAATTTCGAGCATCTCGCCTTCGAGCGCGTGTTGCGTGAAGGGATGCCAGACTGGAGAGCGAGCGCTTTGAGTCATCATGGGCCCCCCGCGCCTAGGCCCAGGATATCGGCGACTTTGAAGTTCTCGGCGAACGCGCTGCGCAACGTTGCGGCATTCAGAGGATCGATGTGCGGCAAGCTTCCGAGAATTCGCACCCCGCCAAGTTCGCCGATGATGCGTGCCGATTCAGGCGCTTCGTCGCCGACGAAGGCCAATCCCAGAATTGGTACTGCGCGCCGTTTCAAGGCTTCGATCGACAGAAGAGAGTGGTTTATGGTGCCCACGCGCGTTGCCGCGACGAGCACGACAGGCAATTTCCAGCGCGCCAACAGATCGATCTGCAGAACGGTGCGTGTCAGAGGAACAGCGAGACCGCCAGCGCATTCGATAACGAGGGGCGCCATAGACCTTGGTGGAACAAGCGCTGTCGTATCGATCTCGATGCCTTCCTGGGCAGCGGCATAATGAGGGGAGGCAGGGGCCTTCAAGCGATAGGCTTCCGGGAACACGCGATTGGGCGCGAGACCGGCGAGACGGCGCACAGTTTCGCTATCGGTTTCTCCCGCAAGCCCCGCCTGAACGGGTTTCCAATAATTCGCGCTCAGGGCGGCAGTAAGGGCGGCTGAAAATACGGTCTTGCCGACATCGGTATCGGTGCCTGCGACAACGAGGGCTGGACTCATGTGCGGGCCTCCGCGTCTTCCTCGGCAAGCGGCTGCGCTTCAGCCAGGGCATCTATGAGACCGGCGATGTCATCGGGGCTGGCATTTAGTGTGATGTTAAGTCTAAGGCGTGCGGTGCCTTCTGGGACGGTCGGCGGACGAATGGCGCGGATGTCGTAGCCGAGCGCCTTCATCTGCTGCGCCAGTGCGACGGCACGGGTATCTGTGCCCACGATAATCGGCTGGATCTGCGAGCCGGATGGCGCAAGTTCGAGTCGCTCCTGCAGCAACTTGCCAGCCAGTTCGATGCGCGCCTGAAGAGCTACGCGCCGTTCGGGTTCGTTCGCACAGATGCGGAGTGCGGCACGCACAGCTGCGGCAACCAGCGGAGACGGCGCGGTGGCGTAAATAAACGCCCGCGCCCGGTTGACGAGAAAATCGCGTAAAGTCCGTGAGCAAAGAACGAGCGCGCCGGACGCTCCAAGCGCCTTGCCGCAGGTGTGCAGCGAGACGACGTTCTGCCGTCCCTCCAGATGCGCGCCCAGTCCACGTCCATCTTCGCCGAAGACGCCTGTCGCGTGGGCCTCATCGAGAAGCAACATGGCGTCATGGCGTTCGGCCAGTGCTGCCAATGCGACGAGTGGGGCGCGGTCGCCATCCATGCTGTATAGCGTTTCCACCCCAATCCACACGCGACCGGTTCCGCCTCCCTTGCGCCAGTTCTTGATAATCGTCTCGCAAGCATCCGCATCGTTATGAGCGAAGGGTCGGTTTTCGGCCTTTGAGAGGCGAAGTCCATCGTGAACACTGGCATGAATCAGTTCGTCATAGACGATGAGATCGCCGCGTGCGGGCAGGGTCGAATACAGCGCGGTATTGGCTATAAAGCCTCCGCCAAAAAACAGAGCACGTTCCGCACGGAAGAACGCGGCGGCTTCTGCTTCGAGCGCTTCGTGCTCGGTGTCGTTGCCGCGCAGGAGGCGCGAGCCGCCTGCGCCGACCGGGGCGCCGCGCGCGATCGCGGCGCTGACCGCATCGCGCAACGCTTGTGAAGACGCCAGGCCGAGATAGTCGTTGGAGGCGAAATCGATCCCGTTCGCTGTTTCCAGCGCCCTCAGGCGGCCGCGCCGCCGTAGCGCTTCTAGCGCGCGTTCATGATGTGCGGACATTCCTTGGTCCGGCTTCATCCCCGGCTCTACCGGAGCACGATTGCAGGGATTCCTGTGCTTCGTTCGGTTCAGTGCTTAGTGTTTCAGGCGACAAGCCGAGCTTGGCGAACAGCCGGCTGTCGGCATCTTCGCCCGGATTATCCGCAGTCAACAACGTTTCGCCCGCAAAGATCGAATTGGCACCGGCGAAGAAGCACAAAGCCTGTGTTTCGTCGCTCATCTCGGTGCGGCCTGCCGACAGGCGAACATAGGATTTCGGCATCATGATGCGGGCCACTGCGATAGTGCGGACGAAATCGATCGGATCGATTTTTTCCACGTTCTCCATCGGCGTGCCAGGAATGGCGATGAGCATATTGATCGGTACGCTTTCAGGATGCTCTTCCAGATTGGCGAGCGTTACCAGCAAACCGACACGGTCATCCTCGCCTTCGCCCATGCCGATGATGCCGCCAGAGCAGACCTTGATCCCGGCTTCCCGCACCCGCGCAAGAGTGTCGAGCCGGTCAGCATAGGTGCGCGTTGTGATGACCTTTGAATAGTATTCTTCCGAGGTATCGACGTTGTGATTGTAGTAGTCGAGCCCCGCGTCTGAAAGCTTGGCGATGTCGTCATTCGACAGCATCCCGAGCGTCATGCAAGTTTCCATGCCCAGCTCTTTGACGCCTTCGACCATGGCGACAATCGTATCCATGTCGCGGGCTTTCGGGCTGCGCCAGGCTGCGCCCATGCAATAGCGCGTGGCACCCGACGCCTTGGCTTTGCGCGCTTCGTTGATGACACGCTCTACTTCCATCAGCTTTGATGCCTTGAGGCCGGATGCGTGATGGGCCGACTGGCTGCAATAGCCGCAATCTTCCGCGCACCCGCCGGTCTTGATCGACAGCAGGCGGCTCATTTGAATCTTATTGGGATCGAAGGAGGCGCGATGGGCGCTTTGCGCGCGAAACAGCAGCTCCATGAGCGGGAGGTTATAGAGTGTCAGTGCTTCAGCGCGGGTCCAGTCGTGACGCACGTCAGTGCGGGTGCGCGCGGCAGCGCGCTTGGCAGTCTCAAGTTCAGTCACGTTTGCAGTCATCGCCGGCGGTCTCTCCGCAAAACCCTAAAGGCGCGGGGCTGCTGCTCCACGCCGCTCAATCAAGAGAGATGTTTGCACCGCTCTGGGCTGTGAGGGCAACCGCCAATTTGCCTCTATGTAACTCAGTCCCCGTTAAGCCTAGGAGGGCAGGCGAAAGTCCCACGCCGCCAAGCGCTTAACCGAACGCTCGGACGTTACCTCAGAGCGCTATTTTCCCGCCCCCTTTGCGAGTGACCGCGACGACCGACGGACGCGGGGGCTTACCGGCTTCAAAATCCGGCCAGCGGGTCAAGGGCGCTTCGAAGGTCGCAGGCCGGTCCAAAGGATCGTCGTCGTTGGATTCGCCAGGATGCTGGACGGCCAGAAACAGCGTTTCAAGGTCAGGGGTAAAGCAAGGTCCGCACATCTCCGCCCCGATCGGAACTCGGAAGAACAGCTTGGAGGTGCCGCGCGCCGTCCCCTCGGTTTCGATTGCATATAGCCCATCGGTGCGGCCCGTGCGGGAGGCAGTGTTACCGTCAGTAGCAATCCACAGTCGGCCCTTGGCGTCGATAGCGCAGTTGTCCGGCATGCCGAACCAACCGTCCCTGCTGGTCAGGGGATTGAATTGCGCGCCGACCTCTGCAATTGCCGGGTCGCCGCACTTGATCAGGATTTCCCAATTGAAGCGGGTGTCGGCGTGGTCCCCATCTCGCGGCGTGATTTCAAGAATGTGCCCGAACTTGTTGGCAAAGCGCGGATTGGCGGCGTCCGTCTGTGACGGCTTTCGCTTGTGGTTGTTGGTGAGCATGACATAAACCTTGCCGGTTTGGGCATTGGCATCGATGTCTTCGGGCCGATCCATGCGGGTGGCGCCCAGCTTGCTTGCCGCAAGACGTGCGTGGATGACGACATCGCCTTGGTCGCTAAACCCGTTTTCGGGTGTCAGCGGCCCCTGCCCGAAAACGAGCGGCAGCCATTCCCCGGATCCATCGGCGTCGAAGCGCGCGACATACAACGTGCCATCGTCCAGGATGTTGCGGTTTGCTTTCGCATCGGAGAGGTCGACCTTGGCGGCGGTGACGAATTTGTAGACGTGCTCGAAACGCTCATCGTCGCCCTGGTACACGACAAAGCGGCCGTCTTTATTGAGGACATTGCCGGCTCCTTCGTGCTTGAAGCGCCCCATGGCCGTGCGCTTGACCGGTGTGGCGGCAGGATCGCGCGGATCGATCTCTACGACCCATCCGAACCGATTGGGTTCGTTGGGCTCGCGGCCAATGTCGAACCGGTCGTGGAACTTACCCCATGCATACCATTCGGCCGGGATGCCGTACCGCTTCAAGGCGTCGGCGTCGGGATGCGACTCGGCTGCATTTTCGTTCCAGAAATATCCGTTGATATTTTCTTCGCAGCTCAACCACGTACCCCACGGCGTGGTCGCACCCGAGCAATTGTTGACCATCCCGATCACCTGCGTACCGGCCGGGTCGGCGCTGGTCTGCATCCGCGCATGGCCGCGTGCTGGACCCGATATATCGATCGGCGTAGAGGCGGTGATCCGGCGTGCGAACTTGCTATCGGCCACAACGCCCCATTTGCCGTTGCTGCGCGTGATCTCGATCACAGAGCCGCCGTGGGCGGCCATCTCGACTGCAACCATTTCTGCGGTCATGCCCGAGAAATCCGCGGCTTTGTCCTGCTGCGTGAGGTTCGGGAACATCAGCTCTTCGCAGGTGTACTCGTGATTGACGACGAGAAGTCCGCGGTTTCCATCGTCGTTCAGCGGGACGAAGCCGATGAAGTCGTTGTTGTAGCCAAACTGCATGGCCTGCGCTTGCGCATTTGGATTGTTGGGATCGTAAGCTGGTGCACCAGCCAGAACGCCATCTCCCCAGCGGATCAGAATGTCGGCGTCGTAGCCTTCCGCAACGTGATGGGTCTCATCCGTGCCCGCGGCGAGTTCGGTGAACGAAAAGTTTCGCGTCGGTGCAATTGTCTCAGCAGCGTCGGCTGCGGTGATCAGTTGCTCTACTGCGGCGCTCGCCAGCAGTCCAAACCCGAACGCTCGACGATCAAGCCGCGCCAAAATAATGTCGCCGATCGCTGGCGCTTCCAGGTGAGGATTTCGGCCTTGGTCCTCGGAATGTTTAATTTTGTCTGAGGTCGAGCGGGTCACGCATTGCTCCCTTCAGGGCGTCGTTGCGATTGATTTGCTATCAGCGCCTGCTCTGTGAAGCTCCCATGACAAGATTTTTCGTGGGCATTTTTTATGCGTAATCCCGCCTTTCACCGCCTGGCTACATTTCGCTAAAAATCGTTGAGAATTTTCCTGTTCGACCGTTGCGTTCCGTAACGTATACGCCTGTTAATGCTTGAGAATTTCGCGAAAATACCGGCAAGATTAGCTCATTAAATCGACGGCATGTTCGTTTGTCTGCTTTGCGCTATGCGCCGAGCACGAAGGGGTTTTGTCAAATTCGTTTCTAAGGTTCAGGGGCATTTTAAAATGGGCGCGAATGAACAGAACACTGCTTTGCAGAAAGGTTTGGAATCACAAGAGAGCCTGAAGCTTCGAGGGTTCACCGCAAGCTGTGGTCCGACTGGAGCCGTGGTCGTGGCTCGATGGAACCACGTGCGGGGCGTCTGGCAGTTTCACCACCATAGCTATTTTTGGACGCCGGCGGGTTACGCCGAGCCGGCTTACCGCACCGAGCTGCTGGAAGACGCGATCGCGTACACTCTCGAGACGATCTCGAAGCTCTAGGATCTGCTCAGATTGGGGCCATACGCTTATCTAGTTGTGATCCTCAGGCAGCACCGGAAGAACGCCAAACTCGACACCTTCCTCATGGAGTCTTGCCGCCTCGTCGGCACTTGTTTCACCGCGTATAGACCGCGACTCGGCCTCTCCATGATGGATCTTGCGCGCTTCTTCGGCGAACCGGGGGCCTACATCCTCGGAATTATCCACGATGTGCTTGCGGAAGGCGCGCAGCATCTCGACAGGCGGTTGCGCCGGGATGGCGCTCGTAGCGGGTCTGTCGATTGATGGTGAAGCTTCGGCTTCTTGCACTTCCAGCTTCGCGGGCCGTCGGCCTGTCACCAGCGCAGGCGCCATTGGCTGTTTTTCCACATTGGTGGCGCCGCAGTGAGGACAGGTCACCATCTTGCGGTGAACCTGGCGTTCATAGGCGTCGCCCGAACGAAACCAGCCATCGAAGGTGTGGCCCTTGCTGCATTGAAGCGCGTACTTGATCACAGCAGTTAGTCCCTCCTCAGGCCCTGGCGAGGCTCTTGGCCTGCACGACCTGGAATGGCCGGTCGTGCGTTAGCGAGGGCACTTTGCTTCGCGCCTGGGTAACGCGGGCTAGATCGATGTCTGCGGTCACGAACCCAGGTTCCGTATCGGCTTCCGCCAGGACCTCGCCCCAAGGCGCAATGATCAAGCTGTGGCCGTAGGTTTCGCGGCCATTCTCATGGCGGCCGCCTTGTGCAGCCGCAAGCACAAAACACTGCGTTTCGATTGCGCGTGCCCGCAACAGCGTCTTCCAATGCGCTTCACCCGTAACGCGCGTGAAAGCGGCGGGGACCGCAATCATTTCGGCTCCCCCTTGCGCCAGGGCCCGGTGAAGGGACGGAAAGCGCAAATCGTAACAGATTGTAAGCCCCAAGTTGGCCCATGGCAGGTCAACGATCACCGCTTGCGTCCCAGGCTGGTAGGTCGCGCTCTCGCGATAGGTCTCGCCATTTCCAAGGTCTACGTCGAACATATGGATCTTGTCGTAGCGGGCTGCGACTTCACCGTCGGGCGCGAACACGAACGACCGGTTGGCGATGCGTCCATCATCGCATTTGATTCCGATGGAGCCTATGTGCAGCCAACGCTTGAGATCGCGCGCTAAGGAGCTGAACGCTTCGAGTGCGCTGTTGTTCTTCTCGGGCTGCAGCGCAGCCATCAGCCTGGGCTTCTCCAGCTCCATCAATTGCGTATTTTCAGGGGTCTGGATGTACTCCGCCCCGGCGGCGGCGGCGGCACGAATAAGTTCGGACGCAGCGGCAATATTGGACGCGACCTCGCGGCCTGAGCAGAGCTGCACGAGAGCGGCTTTGAAGTGTGCACTGGACGTCATAAAGAGCCTCGGTTGGGCGGTCAGCTTTGAAAAAATTTTGCATTCGCACGGAGAACAACGCAAGCGCCATCACCGTCGTTGTCTATAAATGTCCGACGATGACGCGCCGCTACCCGCTGCGAAATGATCGCTGGCTGCGACCGGATGGTTAAGCTCGCGCCGAATGATGCTCAGTTGGCGAGCAGCGCGTCGAGCTTGCCAGCCCGCTCCAGGCACATGAGATCATCGCAGCCGCCGACGTGCGTCTCACCGATCCAGATCTGGGGGACCGTATTGCGGCCGCCCGCTTTGACGCGCAGTTGTTCGCGCAAATCATGCCTGCCGGTGAGATCGACTTCCTCGAAGGCTGCACCTTTGCGCTTCAGGAGCTCTTTAGCCATATGGCAATAGCAGCAGTGACCTGCGGTATAGACCGTGATCTTCGGCATTGCTTTCGCCGTCTCCTAGACGTCCGATTTGGTCGATTTTAGAATCGTGCACCTACAAATCTAATGCTTTCAGCCTCTTGTGCAAGTTTTGAGGCGAGTGTTGTGGCTTGCTGACGCACAACCGCGGTTAATCAGCAACTTGGAGGTTATTTTTGCCGTGGGAATAAATGGGATCCTGGCCTTCCAGCGCCGCCCTTATGCCTCACGGCCCGACCGGCGTTGCCCCGGCGATGGCGAGCGCCAGCACATCGACGCGCGAGGCTCCTGCCTTTTTGAGCGCACGGGCGGCCGCGCTTGCGGTCGCGCCCGTCGTGATCACGTCGTCAATCAAGAGGACCGCCTTTCCCGTCACGAGCTCTGCCTGCCCGGCCGGGACTTCGAACGCACCGGCGACATTACGCCGGCGCTCTAATCGCGAAAGTCCGACCTGCTGGCGCGTCTGCTTGGTGCGGGCCAAAGCCATGGGCGCAACGGGTTTGCCCGACAGGTGGGCCACCTCGTTGGCGAGAATCTGGGCTTGATTGAAGCGCCGCGAGATGAGGCGGCGGCGCGCTAACGGGACGGCCACGATCACCTCACAATCGCGAACGAGGTCGTCGCCCGCGACCATCAACCAGCGGCCGAACAACCGGCGCGCATGGTGAACATCCTTGTATTTGAGGTCGTGGACCAGCCTGCGCATTAGCCCGTCGTATAGCCCGACGGCGCGCCCGCGATCGTAGTCGGGTGGATCGGCAACGGCTGCTGCCGAGACCATAACGCCACCGGTATCGTAGGGCAGCGGGATGCCGAGCCGGTCGCAGAGGGGGGCACGGATGAAGTCGATTGTCCGCCAACACGAGGGGCACAGCGTATCGTGCGCGAAAACGCGCGCCTGACAGCCGATGCAGCTCGGTGGCAAGATGATATCGGCAAGGCCGGACAAACCGCGCTTTATGAATGTGTGGGCGGCGCGAAGCGGGCCCAAGCGTTGAGCCGTGGCGTCAGCGATATCAGCGTTGGTGTCCTCCAGGCTCATAGAAACCAGTCTAGCGCCTCGCCGAACAAGGCGCGAGCTGCCGCTGCCAGGATCAAAGTAGGGTATGGATGGCACCAACGAGCCAGATGAGAAGGCGAGCCTAGATGACCGCACCGTCCGTCCTTTTTGATCGGCGCCTATTGGCGCGTCGGCGAGCGCGTGCGGCGCAGGCGCCTGAGCTGCCGGACTTTCTCCTGACACGGGTGGCGGAGGATTTTGCCGAGCGCCTTGCCATCGTACGGCGTGAATTCCCCGTAGCGGTCAATCTCGGTGCACATCACGGAGTGATCGGACGTGCACTCGCGCCTTTAGAAAATGTCGGGGATGTAATCAATGTGGAGTTGGCCCCGGAGCTGATCCCGCCGGGTGCG encodes:
- a CDS encoding DUF1178 family protein yields the protein MIKYALQCSKGHTFDGWFRSGDAYERQVHRKMVTCPHCGATNVEKQPMAPALVTGRRPAKLEVQEAEASPSIDRPATSAIPAQPPVEMLRAFRKHIVDNSEDVGPRFAEEARKIHHGEAESRSIRGETSADEAARLHEEGVEFGVLPVLPEDHN
- the bioD gene encoding dethiobiotin synthase, producing MSPALVVAGTDTDVGKTVFSAALTAALSANYWKPVQAGLAGETDSETVRRLAGLAPNRVFPEAYRLKAPASPHYAAAQEGIEIDTTALVPPRSMAPLVIECAGGLAVPLTRTVLQIDLLARWKLPVVLVAATRVGTINHSLLSIEALKRRAVPILGLAFVGDEAPESARIIGELGGVRILGSLPHIDPLNAATLRSAFAENFKVADILGLGAGGP
- a CDS encoding 8-amino-7-oxononanoate synthase; this encodes MSAHHERALEALRRRGRLRALETANGIDFASNDYLGLASSQALRDAVSAAIARGAPVGAGGSRLLRGNDTEHEALEAEAAAFFRAERALFFGGGFIANTALYSTLPARGDLIVYDELIHASVHDGLRLSKAENRPFAHNDADACETIIKNWRKGGGTGRVWIGVETLYSMDGDRAPLVALAALAERHDAMLLLDEAHATGVFGEDGRGLGAHLEGRQNVVSLHTCGKALGASGALVLCSRTLRDFLVNRARAFIYATAPSPLVAAAVRAALRICANEPERRVALQARIELAGKLLQERLELAPSGSQIQPIIVGTDTRAVALAQQMKALGYDIRAIRPPTVPEGTARLRLNITLNASPDDIAGLIDALAEAQPLAEEDAEART
- a CDS encoding ComF family protein: MSLEDTNADIADATAQRLGPLRAAHTFIKRGLSGLADIILPPSCIGCQARVFAHDTLCPSCWRTIDFIRAPLCDRLGIPLPYDTGGVMVSAAAVADPPDYDRGRAVGLYDGLMRRLVHDLKYKDVHHARRLFGRWLMVAGDDLVRDCEVIVAVPLARRRLISRRFNQAQILANEVAHLSGKPVAPMALARTKQTRQQVGLSRLERRRNVAGAFEVPAGQAELVTGKAVLLIDDVITTGATASAAARALKKAGASRVDVLALAIAGATPVGP
- a CDS encoding carbon-nitrogen hydrolase family protein, which encodes MTSSAHFKAALVQLCSGREVASNIAAASELIRAAAAAGAEYIQTPENTQLMELEKPRLMAALQPEKNNSALEAFSSLARDLKRWLHIGSIGIKCDDGRIANRSFVFAPDGEVAARYDKIHMFDVDLGNGETYRESATYQPGTQAVIVDLPWANLGLTICYDLRFPSLHRALAQGGAEMIAVPAAFTRVTGEAHWKTLLRARAIETQCFVLAAAQGGRHENGRETYGHSLIIAPWGEVLAEADTEPGFVTADIDLARVTQARSKVPSLTHDRPFQVVQAKSLARA
- the grxC gene encoding glutaredoxin 3 produces the protein MPKITVYTAGHCCYCHMAKELLKRKGAAFEEVDLTGRHDLREQLRVKAGGRNTVPQIWIGETHVGGCDDLMCLERAGKLDALLAN
- the bioB gene encoding biotin synthase BioB, which gives rise to MTANVTELETAKRAAARTRTDVRHDWTRAEALTLYNLPLMELLFRAQSAHRASFDPNKIQMSRLLSIKTGGCAEDCGYCSQSAHHASGLKASKLMEVERVINEARKAKASGATRYCMGAAWRSPKARDMDTIVAMVEGVKELGMETCMTLGMLSNDDIAKLSDAGLDYYNHNVDTSEEYYSKVITTRTYADRLDTLARVREAGIKVCSGGIIGMGEGEDDRVGLLVTLANLEEHPESVPINMLIAIPGTPMENVEKIDPIDFVRTIAVARIMMPKSYVRLSAGRTEMSDETQALCFFAGANSIFAGETLLTADNPGEDADSRLFAKLGLSPETLSTEPNEAQESLQSCSGRAGDEAGPRNVRTS
- a CDS encoding PhoX family phosphatase, which translates into the protein MTRSTSDKIKHSEDQGRNPHLEAPAIGDIILARLDRRAFGFGLLASAAVEQLITAADAAETIAPTRNFSFTELAAGTDETHHVAEGYDADILIRWGDGVLAGAPAYDPNNPNAQAQAMQFGYNNDFIGFVPLNDDGNRGLLVVNHEYTCEELMFPNLTQQDKAADFSGMTAEMVAVEMAAHGGSVIEITRSNGKWGVVADSKFARRITASTPIDISGPARGHARMQTSADPAGTQVIGMVNNCSGATTPWGTWLSCEENINGYFWNENAAESHPDADALKRYGIPAEWYAWGKFHDRFDIGREPNEPNRFGWVVEIDPRDPAATPVKRTAMGRFKHEGAGNVLNKDGRFVVYQGDDERFEHVYKFVTAAKVDLSDAKANRNILDDGTLYVARFDADGSGEWLPLVFGQGPLTPENGFSDQGDVVIHARLAASKLGATRMDRPEDIDANAQTGKVYVMLTNNHKRKPSQTDAANPRFANKFGHILEITPRDGDHADTRFNWEILIKCGDPAIAEVGAQFNPLTSRDGWFGMPDNCAIDAKGRLWIATDGNTASRTGRTDGLYAIETEGTARGTSKLFFRVPIGAEMCGPCFTPDLETLFLAVQHPGESNDDDPLDRPATFEAPLTRWPDFEAGKPPRPSVVAVTRKGGGKIAL
- a CDS encoding adenosylmethionine--8-amino-7-oxononanoate transaminase, encoding MTQSARSPVWHPFTQHALEGEMLEIVSAQGAWLTTSSGQRILDAISSWWVVTHGHCHPDIVAAIQAQAAALDQVIFAGFTHAPAERVARDLAAVAPSGLSHVFFSDSGSTSVEVALKMALGFWRNVGDAKRTRVLALEHAYHGDTIGTMSAGARGVFNAAYEPLLFDVGRIPFPKKGTEKATFEALQSQCETGTVAALIVEPLICGAGGMLIYSEATLAEMARICADNNVLLIADEVMTGFGRTGTMFACNKAAVTPDIMCVAKGLTGGSIPLAATLCTDAIYKAHYSSDRSKTFFHSSSYTANPIACAAAAANLEIWKTGTTEPRISTLTEAHRSLLRDIERDDRLTNARQIGTIAAIDLAVPDAGYLANVGLTMRKAFVERGVLLRPLGNTIYIMPPYCIEETELADVYAAITAVAREVLP